One window of the Devosia sp. 2618 genome contains the following:
- a CDS encoding YqhA family protein, protein MAGPVEKKSPAAKVISESKSWPLKIVGNFVSRIIILPVIATMVAALSLMIYGVIETWHFVNDLFFAAHGLTRDQVLLHAIELVDLFLLATVVQVVSLGLYQLYFNQDLPLPKWLKIETLDDLKSKLVGVAITVLAVYFLGRALTWVSGPDIVYLGAAAAVVIAALTWFLSKIDHHPD, encoded by the coding sequence ATGGCTGGGCCGGTCGAAAAGAAAAGTCCGGCCGCCAAGGTTATTTCCGAAAGCAAAAGCTGGCCGCTCAAGATTGTGGGCAATTTTGTCAGCCGGATCATCATCCTGCCGGTGATCGCGACCATGGTCGCGGCACTGTCGCTGATGATCTACGGTGTCATCGAGACCTGGCATTTCGTCAATGATCTGTTCTTTGCCGCGCACGGACTGACCCGCGATCAGGTGCTGCTGCACGCCATCGAACTGGTCGACCTGTTCCTGCTGGCGACAGTGGTACAGGTCGTGTCTCTGGGGCTCTATCAGCTCTATTTCAACCAGGATCTGCCGCTGCCCAAGTGGCTCAAGATCGAGACGCTGGACGATCTCAAGTCCAAGCTGGTGGGCGTCGCCATCACGGTGCTGGCCGTCTATTTTCTCGGCCGGGCCCTGACCTGGGTCTCGGGCCCGGACATCGTCTATCTTGGCGCGGCCGCCGCAGTGGTCATCGCGGCGCTGACATGGTTCCTCAGCAAGATCGACCACCACCCCGACTGA
- a CDS encoding PilZ domain-containing protein encodes MRPLILSVDYQRYSGHIPGIYVVRDGKGGSIQQNCHSRLISTDELIIDCPTPGEVGAKWLGSFPEIGILRGNVIRVDGPRTAVLQIIIGTEGRRRLATTIRWLVRRDRGLSKELRRAPRVAPRQPHTQVSIGQQGQDQAILLDISATGAKITSELQLELGTEILVGSIPARVVRVEKRAFGVEFLEPLLGPDIETELHTRSETVLQA; translated from the coding sequence GTGCGCCCTCTCATCCTTTCAGTTGATTACCAGCGTTATTCTGGACATATTCCAGGCATCTACGTCGTTCGCGACGGCAAGGGTGGGTCTATCCAACAGAATTGTCATAGCCGTCTCATCTCGACTGATGAACTGATTATCGATTGCCCCACACCAGGTGAAGTTGGTGCTAAGTGGTTGGGGTCGTTTCCTGAAATCGGCATTCTGCGCGGCAATGTCATACGCGTTGACGGTCCTCGTACCGCTGTTTTGCAGATCATTATCGGCACAGAAGGTCGCCGGCGTCTGGCCACGACGATTCGGTGGCTGGTCAGGCGCGACCGTGGTCTCTCTAAGGAATTGCGCCGCGCCCCCCGCGTTGCGCCACGCCAGCCACACACGCAGGTGTCAATCGGCCAGCAGGGGCAGGATCAGGCCATATTGCTGGACATCTCGGCAACCGGCGCCAAGATCACGTCCGAACTCCAACTTGAGCTGGGTACGGAAATCCTCGTCGGATCGATCCCGGCCCGTGTGGTCCGCGTTGAGAAGCGCGCCTTTGGTGTCGAGTTCCTGGAGCCCCTTCTGGGCCCGGATATCGAGACCGAGCTGCACACCAGGTCTGAAACGGTTCTGCAGGCCTAA
- a CDS encoding chorismate mutase has translation MTATKLPDDCITKDDVRAEIDRIDQALLTLFAERHGYVTRMAQIKTDPHEARDPARIEAVIAKVRDRSLALDLDEDQAELVWRTLIDWNINYEKGIIAARRRS, from the coding sequence GTGACCGCCACCAAACTGCCCGACGACTGCATCACCAAGGACGACGTCCGCGCCGAGATCGATCGTATCGACCAGGCCCTGCTGACCCTGTTTGCCGAACGGCACGGCTATGTGACCCGCATGGCGCAGATCAAGACCGACCCGCACGAAGCCCGTGACCCGGCGCGCATCGAGGCGGTGATTGCCAAGGTCAGAGATCGCAGTTTGGCTCTTGATCTCGATGAAGATCAGGCCGAACTTGTGTGGCGGACCCTGATCGATTGGAACATCAATTACGAGAAGGGCATCATCGCGGCGCGCCGCCGCAGCTAA
- a CDS encoding carbonic anhydrase, translated as MTDSIIYNEVQQANADYVAGFGDKGGLALPPARGFAILTCMDARLDPAKYAGLAEGDAHVIRNAGGRASDDAIRSLVISHKLLGTKEWFVIHHTNCGMELFTTDILGSLLADNLSTASFSGTEWSNPQHGGGSPTGKYINWLTITEQEASVLDDVKRIREHPLVPDTIPIYGFVYDVKTGRLNEVKDATDAGRVRTQMAS; from the coding sequence ATGACAGACTCGATCATCTACAACGAAGTGCAGCAGGCCAATGCGGACTACGTTGCCGGGTTTGGCGACAAGGGGGGCCTGGCGCTGCCACCGGCGCGTGGTTTTGCCATCCTGACCTGTATGGATGCGCGGCTGGACCCGGCCAAATATGCGGGCCTTGCCGAAGGCGACGCCCATGTGATCCGCAATGCCGGCGGGCGGGCGTCGGACGACGCGATCCGGTCGCTGGTGATCTCGCACAAGCTGCTGGGCACCAAGGAGTGGTTCGTCATCCACCACACCAATTGCGGCATGGAACTGTTCACCACCGACATTCTGGGATCGCTGCTGGCTGACAATCTGTCGACGGCCAGCTTTAGCGGCACCGAGTGGTCGAACCCGCAGCATGGCGGCGGCAGCCCGACGGGCAAATATATCAATTGGCTCACCATCACCGAACAGGAAGCCAGCGTGCTCGACGACGTCAAACGCATCCGCGAGCATCCGCTGGTGCCCGACACGATCCCGATCTACGGCTTTGTCTATGACGTCAAAACCGGCAGGCTGAATGAGGTCAAGGACGCGACCGATGCCGGGCGGGTGCGAACGCAGATGGCGAGCTGA
- the purN gene encoding phosphoribosylglycinamide formyltransferase → MNRKRVGILISGRGSNMSALIAAAKAPDYPAEIVGVLSNRAAAPGLAIAAAEGIATASLAQSKFPSRDMFEDVMTQTLESWDVDFVCLAGFMRILGEDFVNHWAGRMINIHPSLLPLYKGLDTHQRALADGATVHGCTVHFVTPGLDEGAPILQAQVPVLAGDTPDTLSARVLVEEHRIYPEALRLLATGKVGAL, encoded by the coding sequence ATGAACCGCAAGCGCGTCGGCATTCTTATTTCGGGCCGCGGCTCGAACATGTCGGCGCTGATTGCTGCCGCCAAGGCGCCAGACTATCCGGCAGAGATCGTCGGTGTCCTGTCCAACCGCGCCGCCGCGCCGGGTCTGGCCATCGCGGCCGCCGAAGGCATCGCGACCGCCTCGCTCGCCCAGAGCAAGTTTCCCAGTCGGGATATGTTCGAAGATGTCATGACGCAGACGCTTGAAAGCTGGGACGTCGATTTCGTCTGCCTGGCTGGCTTCATGCGTATCCTGGGCGAGGACTTCGTCAATCACTGGGCCGGGCGGATGATCAACATCCATCCGTCCCTGCTGCCGCTCTACAAGGGTCTCGATACCCACCAGCGCGCGCTGGCCGACGGCGCAACCGTCCATGGCTGCACTGTCCACTTTGTAACCCCCGGTCTCGATGAAGGCGCACCAATCCTGCAGGCGCAAGTACCCGTGCTGGCCGGCGATACGCCGGACACCCTCTCAGCCCGCGTGCTGGTTGAAGAGCACCGCATCTATCCCGAAGCGCTGAGGCTCCTGGCCACCGGCAAAGTCGGCGCGCTCTAG
- a CDS encoding GNAT family N-acetyltransferase encodes MTGISIRKAEPSDARRLADIAYNAWETSILPLLTEQPGMRDSEHRRLTQAVSETLSRIIVAEVDGIAVGWCSRSQRRAYIPFLFVMPELQGHGLGSMLLRRMESILELEGAERVQLETPADNVRAVRFYEKQGYRILALRPDGRAAHEPFMSVHLEKRLMPFEGDIGED; translated from the coding sequence ATGACCGGTATCAGCATTCGCAAGGCGGAGCCCTCGGACGCGCGCCGGTTGGCCGACATCGCCTATAACGCTTGGGAAACCAGCATTCTGCCGCTGCTGACCGAGCAGCCGGGCATGCGGGATTCTGAGCATCGGCGCCTGACACAGGCCGTGTCGGAAACGCTGTCGCGCATTATCGTCGCGGAAGTGGATGGCATCGCCGTGGGCTGGTGCTCGCGGTCGCAACGCCGCGCTTATATCCCGTTTCTTTTCGTGATGCCTGAACTGCAAGGGCATGGCCTGGGGTCGATGCTGCTGCGGCGCATGGAATCCATTCTGGAGCTGGAAGGTGCTGAACGCGTCCAACTCGAAACGCCGGCCGACAATGTGCGTGCCGTGCGGTTCTACGAAAAGCAGGGCTATCGCATTCTGGCGCTGCGCCCCGATGGCCGCGCTGCGCACGAGCCGTTCATGAGCGTGCACCTCGAGAAGCGGCTGATGCCGTTTGAGGGCGATATCGGCGAGGACTGA
- the purM gene encoding phosphoribosylformylglycinamidine cyclo-ligase: protein MSDHQNLTANGLSYKQAGVDIDAGNALVEAIKPAVRSTRRPGADGEIGGFGGLFDLRAAGFTDPVLVAANDGVGTKLKIAIDTGNHSTIGQDLVAMCVNDIIVQGAEPLFFLDYFATGKLDVEQGTAIVNGIAEGCRIAGCALIGGETAEMPGMYHGKDYDLAGFAVGAAERGTLLPRPDIAEGDILVAIASSGVHSNGYSLVRKIVDLSGVDWYMDAPFAPGQTLSEALLTPTRIYVKPLLAALKAGIGIKALAHITGGGFIDNIPRVLPDHLAAHVDLNAVSVPKVFAWLSHVGGIDEREMLRTFNCGVGMLVAVTPQDSEKLVEQLNAAGENASIVGKLTARGDEAVTFEGKLAL from the coding sequence ATGTCCGATCATCAAAACCTGACAGCAAACGGTCTCTCATACAAGCAGGCCGGTGTCGATATCGATGCTGGTAATGCGCTTGTAGAAGCCATCAAACCTGCCGTTCGTTCCACGCGTCGCCCCGGCGCCGATGGCGAAATCGGTGGTTTCGGTGGTTTGTTCGATCTTCGCGCCGCCGGCTTCACCGACCCTGTGCTAGTCGCAGCGAATGACGGCGTCGGCACCAAGCTCAAGATCGCCATCGATACGGGCAATCATTCAACCATCGGGCAGGACCTGGTGGCCATGTGCGTCAACGATATTATCGTCCAGGGCGCCGAGCCACTGTTCTTCCTCGACTACTTTGCCACCGGCAAGCTCGACGTCGAACAGGGCACCGCCATCGTCAATGGTATTGCGGAAGGCTGCCGGATCGCCGGTTGCGCGCTGATCGGTGGCGAAACCGCAGAAATGCCCGGCATGTATCACGGCAAGGACTATGACCTTGCAGGCTTCGCCGTCGGCGCCGCCGAGCGTGGCACCCTCCTGCCCCGCCCCGATATTGCCGAAGGCGACATTCTGGTCGCCATCGCGTCCTCGGGCGTTCATTCAAATGGCTATTCGCTGGTCCGTAAGATCGTCGATCTGTCGGGCGTTGACTGGTACATGGACGCGCCTTTCGCGCCCGGCCAGACGCTGTCCGAAGCGCTGCTGACCCCAACCCGCATTTACGTCAAGCCGCTGCTGGCGGCGCTCAAGGCCGGTATCGGCATCAAGGCGCTGGCCCACATCACCGGCGGTGGCTTCATCGACAATATTCCGCGCGTGCTGCCTGACCACCTGGCGGCCCATGTCGATCTCAATGCGGTCTCGGTTCCAAAAGTTTTCGCATGGCTCAGCCATGTCGGTGGCATTGACGAGCGCGAAATGCTGCGCACCTTCAATTGCGGCGTCGGCATGCTGGTCGCCGTCACACCTCAAGATTCGGAAAAGCTGGTCGAACAGCTCAACGCAGCGGGTGAAAACGCCTCGATCGTTGGCAAGCTGACTGCCCGTGGCGATGAAGCTGTGACCTTTGAAGGCAAGCTCGCTCTATGA
- the gatB gene encoding Asp-tRNA(Asn)/Glu-tRNA(Gln) amidotransferase subunit GatB — MTLIDTRTPNPKSFISGSTGDWEIVIGMEVHAQVTSQSKLFSGSSTEFGNPPNANVSFIDAAMPGMLPTINEECVRQAVRTGLGLKAAINKRSVFDRKNYFYPDLPQGYQISQFKDPIVGEGKVMLDMPDGSIEIGIERLHLEQDAGKSIHDQHPNMSFVDLNRSGVALMEIVSKPDLRSSEEAKEYLSKLRTILRYLGTCDGNMEQGSMRADVNVSVRKPGGAFGTRCEIKNVNSIRFAGQAIEYEARRQIDILEDGGSIDQETRLFDPKLGETRSMRSKEEAHDYRYFPDPDLLPLEFDDAFIAMLAKDLPELPDAKKARFITDYGVTPYDAMVLTLDRETADYFESVVSFGGTKRDGKAVANMLNADVAAFANSEGLAIWETHLKPSQIAGIVDLVANGTISSKGAKDLLQIVITEEPAGDPAAIVESRGLKQVTDLGAIEAIIDDIIAANPDQVAKVLAKPTMIGWFVGQAMKASGGKANPQALNDLMKKKLGIE; from the coding sequence TTGACCCTCATCGATACGCGCACGCCAAATCCCAAGAGCTTCATTTCCGGTTCGACCGGCGATTGGGAAATTGTCATCGGCATGGAAGTGCACGCGCAGGTGACCTCCCAGAGCAAACTGTTCTCGGGTTCCTCGACCGAATTCGGCAATCCGCCCAACGCCAATGTCTCGTTCATCGATGCGGCCATGCCCGGCATGCTGCCGACCATCAACGAGGAATGCGTGCGCCAGGCTGTGCGCACCGGTCTTGGCCTCAAGGCCGCGATCAACAAGCGCAGCGTGTTTGACCGCAAGAACTACTTCTATCCCGATCTGCCGCAGGGCTATCAGATCAGCCAGTTCAAGGACCCCATCGTCGGTGAGGGCAAGGTCATGCTCGACATGCCCGATGGCTCCATCGAGATCGGCATCGAGCGCCTGCATCTGGAGCAGGACGCCGGCAAGTCGATCCACGACCAGCACCCCAATATGAGTTTTGTCGACCTCAACCGCTCCGGCGTGGCGCTGATGGAAATCGTCAGCAAGCCAGACCTGCGCTCGTCCGAGGAAGCCAAGGAGTATCTGAGCAAGCTACGCACCATCCTGCGCTATCTGGGCACGTGTGACGGCAATATGGAGCAGGGCTCCATGCGTGCCGACGTCAACGTCTCGGTGCGCAAGCCCGGTGGCGCGTTCGGCACGCGTTGCGAAATCAAGAACGTCAACTCGATCCGCTTTGCCGGTCAGGCGATTGAATATGAAGCGCGTCGCCAGATCGATATTCTGGAAGATGGCGGCTCGATCGATCAGGAAACCCGCCTGTTCGACCCCAAGCTGGGCGAGACGCGCTCGATGCGCTCCAAGGAAGAAGCGCACGATTATCGCTACTTCCCCGATCCCGACCTGCTGCCGCTGGAATTTGACGATGCGTTCATCGCCATGCTCGCGAAGGACCTGCCAGAGCTGCCAGACGCCAAGAAGGCGCGTTTCATCACCGACTATGGTGTGACGCCCTACGACGCCATGGTGCTGACGCTGGACCGCGAAACGGCAGACTATTTCGAGTCGGTCGTGTCGTTCGGCGGCACCAAACGCGACGGCAAGGCCGTGGCCAATATGCTCAACGCGGACGTGGCAGCTTTTGCCAATAGCGAGGGGCTGGCCATCTGGGAAACCCATCTCAAGCCAAGCCAGATCGCCGGTATTGTTGATCTCGTCGCCAATGGGACCATCTCGTCCAAGGGCGCCAAGGATCTGCTGCAAATCGTCATCACGGAAGAGCCAGCAGGCGACCCGGCGGCAATCGTGGAGAGCCGTGGCCTCAAGCAGGTGACCGATCTGGGCGCCATCGAAGCGATCATCGACGATATTATCGCTGCCAACCCGGATCAGGTGGCCAAGGTGCTAGCCAAGCCAACAATGATCGGCTGGTTTGTCGGTCAGGCGATGAAGGCATCGGGTGGCAAGGCCAACCCGCAGGCCCTCAATGACCTGATGAAGAAAAAGCTCGGTATCGAATAA
- a CDS encoding DMT family transporter has translation MSLRDWCWIILLGAIWGCSFVFNAILIREVGPLWVASLRVGIGALGCWSVMLALRKPVPRDPRLWLQLGLLGVIAYAIPFALFPLAQTHLASGVAAIINALTPMVTAVITHFWIGGEKATRTKMIGVGIGFIGAAILVSPSLSSGGDSQLWAVAACLGATLCYAISLNITRSYKHIEPTAMASIALTGGAVVATVLAFTTEGVPVMVRPESYAAALAIGLLSTAFTFQVMYRMLPRVGATNFATTTFIAPISALILGAVVLRESVLPIQIVGMVVIFLGLLFIDGRIRKIWHRAPA, from the coding sequence ATGTCGCTGCGCGATTGGTGCTGGATCATACTGCTGGGAGCCATCTGGGGATGTTCGTTCGTCTTCAATGCGATCCTGATCAGAGAGGTCGGCCCGCTCTGGGTCGCGTCGCTCCGCGTCGGAATTGGTGCACTCGGTTGCTGGAGTGTGATGCTGGCCCTGCGCAAACCGGTGCCGCGTGATCCGCGCCTCTGGTTGCAGCTGGGCCTGCTTGGTGTAATCGCCTATGCCATCCCCTTTGCCCTCTTCCCCCTGGCTCAAACCCACCTCGCCAGCGGTGTCGCAGCGATCATCAACGCGCTGACCCCGATGGTGACTGCCGTCATCACCCATTTCTGGATAGGCGGCGAAAAAGCCACTCGAACCAAAATGATCGGCGTCGGAATTGGTTTCATTGGCGCAGCAATATTAGTGTCTCCTTCACTAAGTTCAGGCGGAGACTCCCAGCTCTGGGCGGTCGCTGCCTGCCTTGGCGCGACGCTCTGCTATGCGATTTCTCTCAACATCACCCGCAGCTACAAGCACATCGAGCCAACTGCCATGGCGTCTATCGCCCTCACTGGCGGCGCTGTGGTGGCCACGGTTCTCGCCTTCACCACCGAAGGCGTCCCGGTGATGGTGCGGCCGGAGAGTTACGCGGCGGCTTTGGCCATCGGCCTGCTGTCGACGGCTTTCACCTTCCAGGTCATGTACCGGATGCTGCCACGGGTCGGCGCCACCAACTTCGCTACCACCACCTTCATCGCCCCGATCTCGGCGCTCATTCTAGGCGCGGTCGTGCTGCGCGAGTCAGTGCTGCCCATTCAGATCGTGGGGATGGTGGTGATCTTCCTTGGCCTGCTGTTCATCGATGGCCGTATTCGCAAAATCTGGCACCGCGCACCGGCCTAG
- a CDS encoding ABC transporter substrate-binding protein, with translation MSARLRAASVSLLMVAATLTPALAAETVNFSYADNTSVVPKEPLRVVTIQGRTDLEFALIAGWNVVASGNFVAGQDRPGEQFPDLMAADMPMLAVDVTKINFEQLIAFEPDLIIMGSYGYQTDWYDNARLSQIAPILPVSDGHDGWKTDLVAQLTQFGLADKAEALIVKYDARIAEIKTEIDPLVAGKKVGIVVTSEDSVLVQHSNLQMVTAHDLGLDLPFWDPALDSGTEFAQESYGELALFDLIMRQNQGSVDSGPLWDRLPAVAAGHVYEVDQRDNQGYGLAGLNFAEKLREAAYLLQ, from the coding sequence GTGTCCGCCCGTCTTCGCGCTGCCAGCGTGTCGCTCCTTATGGTCGCAGCAACGCTGACCCCTGCCCTTGCCGCAGAAACCGTCAACTTCTCCTATGCGGACAACACGTCTGTCGTGCCTAAGGAGCCACTGCGCGTGGTGACCATTCAAGGTCGCACCGATCTGGAATTTGCTCTTATTGCGGGCTGGAACGTCGTCGCCAGCGGCAATTTCGTGGCTGGTCAGGACCGTCCCGGCGAGCAGTTCCCCGATCTGATGGCAGCCGACATGCCGATGCTGGCCGTCGACGTCACCAAGATCAATTTCGAGCAGCTGATCGCCTTTGAGCCCGACCTGATCATCATGGGCAGCTATGGCTATCAGACCGACTGGTACGACAATGCCCGCCTCAGCCAGATCGCGCCGATCCTGCCCGTCAGCGATGGCCATGACGGCTGGAAGACCGACCTCGTCGCCCAGCTGACCCAGTTCGGCCTTGCCGACAAGGCCGAGGCGCTGATCGTCAAATACGACGCTCGCATTGCCGAAATCAAAACCGAGATTGACCCGCTGGTCGCCGGCAAGAAGGTCGGCATCGTGGTGACGTCGGAAGATTCAGTCCTCGTGCAGCACTCAAACCTGCAGATGGTCACCGCGCACGACCTCGGCCTCGACCTGCCATTCTGGGACCCGGCGCTGGATAGCGGTACCGAATTTGCGCAGGAAAGCTATGGCGAACTTGCCCTGTTCGACCTGATCATGCGCCAGAACCAGGGCAGCGTTGATAGCGGCCCGCTATGGGATCGTCTGCCAGCCGTTGCCGCTGGCCATGTCTATGAAGTCGATCAGCGTGACAATCAGGGCTATGGCCTCGCTGGCCTGAACTTCGCCGAAAAGCTGCGCGAAGCCGCCTACCTGCTGCAGTAA
- a CDS encoding AI-2E family transporter, whose translation MTLRNQVLIWIGFLVVLILTLWVFRAILLPFVVGAALAYLLNPLVNQLQKLRFGRGWATLIVLLAVIMVVMSLLLTFLPLIGQQIIELLQRAPKYVADLQELFARWSPEINEWLGPERAAQVQTSINDLARQALGFIATLPGELVNIGLTGAAVIGLTVLTPVVAFYLLLDWEGMVRGVEGLLPQEHKGEINAILRDIDKSMAGVIRGQGGVLLIDAAFYATALSLIGLNFGLAVGLIAGLLSFIPFMGFIFGFGLSVGIALVQFWPNWWMVAVVGGVFLFWQFIEGNILYPKLVGSSININPVWMMFALLALGAVFGFVGLLLAVPMAAIASVLVRFGVRKYKESALYLGHNGDDNGTPDKL comes from the coding sequence ATGACACTACGAAATCAAGTGCTGATCTGGATTGGCTTTCTAGTCGTCCTTATCCTGACGCTATGGGTGTTCCGGGCTATCCTGCTGCCATTCGTGGTCGGTGCGGCGCTGGCTTACCTGTTGAACCCACTGGTCAATCAGCTGCAAAAGCTGCGTTTTGGACGCGGCTGGGCGACCCTGATCGTGCTGCTGGCGGTCATTATGGTGGTGATGAGCCTGCTTTTGACCTTCCTGCCGCTCATTGGGCAGCAGATCATCGAATTGCTGCAGCGAGCGCCAAAATATGTGGCGGACCTGCAGGAATTGTTTGCGCGCTGGTCGCCTGAAATCAACGAATGGCTGGGACCGGAGCGCGCTGCACAGGTGCAGACCAGTATCAACGATCTGGCGCGACAGGCGCTCGGCTTTATAGCGACGCTACCGGGCGAATTGGTCAATATCGGCCTGACTGGTGCGGCCGTCATCGGCCTGACCGTGCTGACCCCGGTGGTGGCCTTCTATCTGCTGTTGGATTGGGAAGGCATGGTTCGCGGCGTCGAAGGTCTGCTGCCGCAGGAGCATAAGGGCGAAATCAACGCTATTCTGCGTGATATCGACAAATCGATGGCCGGCGTTATTCGAGGGCAGGGCGGCGTGTTGCTGATCGACGCGGCGTTCTACGCCACGGCGCTCAGCCTGATCGGGCTCAATTTCGGTCTGGCCGTGGGCCTGATCGCGGGGCTGCTGAGCTTTATCCCCTTCATGGGATTTATCTTCGGGTTTGGCCTGTCGGTGGGTATCGCGCTGGTGCAGTTCTGGCCGAACTGGTGGATGGTCGCCGTCGTGGGCGGGGTGTTCCTGTTCTGGCAGTTCATCGAAGGCAATATCCTTTATCCCAAGCTGGTCGGCTCCTCGATCAACATCAATCCGGTCTGGATGATGTTTGCTCTGCTGGCTTTGGGCGCCGTGTTTGGCTTTGTCGGGCTGTTGCTCGCTGTGCCGATGGCGGCGATTGCCTCCGTATTGGTCCGCTTTGGCGTGCGCAAATACAAGGAAAGCGCGCTCTATCTCGGCCATAACGGTGACGACAATGGCACTCCCGATAAGCTCTGA
- a CDS encoding YjhX family toxin codes for MDISRDEQRVLHALAQGGRIALLKNDDGKVTGLEFFNREGWLMNNCSLVLFRKLKAKRAIKSQGGRPYQITRRGLELVRSEVNNR; via the coding sequence ATGGATATTTCTCGAGACGAACAGCGGGTGCTGCACGCACTGGCTCAGGGCGGCCGTATCGCGCTGCTCAAGAATGACGACGGCAAGGTTACCGGCCTTGAATTTTTCAACCGCGAAGGCTGGCTGATGAACAATTGCAGCCTGGTGCTGTTCCGCAAGCTCAAGGCCAAGCGCGCCATCAAATCGCAAGGTGGCAGACCGTATCAGATCACCAGGCGCGGTCTGGAACTGGTGCGCAGCGAGGTCAACAACCGGTAA
- the gatA gene encoding Asp-tRNA(Asn)/Glu-tRNA(Gln) amidotransferase subunit GatA yields the protein MTDLTKLSLAEARKGLSAKTFTATELTGAYLKAIEEANPSLNAYVAVTPEQALDMAKASDAKLAQGQGGTLEGIPLGIKDLFATKGVHTQAASHILDGFKPEYESTVTSNLWRDGAVMLGKLNMDEFAMGSSNETSYYGPVVSPFRAEGSNANLVPGGSSGGSAAAVSAWLCAGATATDTGGSIRQPAAFTGTVGIKPTYGRCSRWGTVAFASSLDQAGPIARTVEDAALLMTSMSGFDVKDSTSVDLAVPDFAAAVERGVKGLVIGVPREYRMDGMPAEIEKLWTQGLEWLKAEGATIKDISLPHTKYALPAYYIVAPAEASSNLARYDGVKFGLRVSGKDITDMYELTRAAGFGREVKRRIMIGTYVLSAGYFDAYYVKAQKLRTLIKKDFEDAFNAGVDTILTPATPSAAFGIGDEALAADPVAMYLNDVFTVTVNMAGLPGIAVPAGKDGKGLPLGLQLIGKPFDEETLFAAARVLEKSANLDFSPKRWW from the coding sequence TTGACTGATCTGACCAAACTGAGCCTAGCCGAAGCCCGCAAGGGTCTTTCCGCAAAGACCTTCACCGCGACCGAGCTGACCGGCGCCTATCTCAAGGCGATCGAAGAAGCCAATCCGAGCCTCAATGCCTATGTGGCGGTGACGCCTGAGCAGGCACTCGACATGGCCAAGGCCAGCGACGCAAAGCTGGCTCAGGGGCAGGGCGGCACGCTCGAAGGTATTCCGCTCGGCATCAAGGATCTGTTCGCCACCAAGGGCGTGCATACCCAGGCGGCCAGCCATATTCTCGATGGCTTCAAGCCCGAATATGAATCGACGGTGACGTCCAATCTGTGGCGCGATGGCGCGGTGATGCTGGGCAAGCTCAACATGGACGAATTCGCCATGGGTTCGTCCAACGAGACGAGCTATTACGGCCCCGTCGTCAGCCCGTTCCGCGCCGAAGGCAGCAATGCCAATCTGGTGCCGGGTGGTTCGTCGGGTGGCTCGGCCGCTGCGGTTTCGGCCTGGCTTTGCGCTGGCGCGACGGCAACCGATACCGGCGGCTCGATCCGCCAGCCGGCCGCGTTTACCGGTACTGTCGGCATTAAGCCAACCTATGGTCGTTGCTCGCGCTGGGGCACGGTGGCTTTCGCATCTTCGCTCGATCAGGCTGGCCCGATTGCCCGCACGGTGGAAGACGCCGCGCTGCTGATGACGTCCATGTCGGGTTTTGACGTCAAGGATTCGACCAGCGTCGATCTGGCTGTGCCGGACTTTGCCGCGGCCGTTGAACGCGGCGTCAAAGGCCTCGTGATTGGCGTGCCGCGCGAATACCGCATGGACGGCATGCCGGCCGAGATCGAAAAGCTGTGGACCCAGGGGCTGGAATGGCTCAAGGCCGAAGGCGCGACGATCAAGGACATCTCGCTGCCGCACACGAAGTACGCTCTGCCAGCCTATTACATCGTGGCACCGGCCGAGGCTTCGTCCAACCTGGCGCGTTATGACGGCGTCAAGTTTGGCCTGCGCGTCAGCGGCAAGGACATCACCGACATGTACGAGCTGACCCGCGCTGCCGGGTTTGGTCGTGAGGTGAAGCGCCGCATCATGATCGGCACCTATGTGTTGAGCGCGGGCTATTTCGACGCCTACTACGTCAAGGCACAGAAGCTACGAACGCTGATCAAGAAGGACTTCGAAGACGCGTTCAATGCGGGCGTCGATACCATCCTGACGCCGGCAACGCCGTCGGCTGCGTTTGGTATTGGTGACGAAGCCCTCGCGGCTGATCCGGTGGCGATGTATCTCAACGACGTTTTCACCGTCACCGTGAACATGGCCGGCCTGCCAGGCATCGCCGTTCCGGCCGGCAAGGACGGCAAGGGCCTGCCACTTGGCCTGCAGCTGATCGGCAAGCCGTTCGACGAAGAGACGCTGTTCGCGGCGGCTCGTGTCCTCGAAAAGAGCGCAAATCTGGACTTCTCGCCAAAGCGTTGGTGGTAA